GATCGGCTCGGCGTATTCGCGATTGCGGCGCAAGGCACGGAGTCTGCGCATCGCGACCGACGTCGGCTTCCGGATGCCCTCGGTGTGGCTGGCCGAGGGGCACGCCCGGGTGGCGAAGGTGTATCTGTACCGGTTCGATTACGCCAGCCCGTTGTTGAAGCTGCTGACGGTCGGGGCCGCGCACGCCACCGAATTGCCTTACGTCTGGGGAACTCTCGGTGCGCCCAAGGATCCCACGCTGAAACTCGGTGGCACCAGAACCGCCAAGGCGGTCTCCAAACGGGTGCGTGCCCGATGGATCAACTTCGCCGCGCACGCCAACCCCGCGGGCCCCGCGGGCGAGCCGGAATGGCCGCCGTACCGGACGAGCGATCGTGCCTGCCTGCTCATCGGCAAGAAGGACGCCCTCGCGCATGACGTCGACGCGAACATCCGCGCCGCGTGGGGCAGCGAGATGGTGAGCTTTCGCTAGACGGACGCCTTGCCCGCCAACGCTTCTCGCTTCATCTGGTCGAACATCCCCACGTAGTAGGGCAGACATTCCGACAGCGCCTGCTCCGTGGTGAACAGGGGCTGATAGCCGAGGTCGCGAGACGCCTTGGCGATCGAGAAGAAGTTGTCCAGATACAACCGCTCGACGGCCAGCGGCTCGAGCAGCGGCGCGGGTATCCCAAACCGGAAATGCAGCCGCTGCCAACCCGTCATCGCCGCGCGCACGACGGGACCGTTCACCCGGACCCGGGGCCAATTCTCGCCGCAGGCCTCGATCACCGGCCGGGCGAACTCGAACATGTTGATCGGCTCGGCGTCGTTGATGAAGTACGCCTGGCCGGGCGCGGTGCCGCCGGGAACCAGATGCTGGGCCGCCAGGATGAAACCGTGAATCAGGTTGTGCACGTAGGAGTTGTCCAACCGCGCCGACTTGCGACCGATCAGCACCTTGACGTGACCGGCGATCACGCTTTCGAACAGCTTGCGGAACATCGTCTGGTCACCGCGGCCCCAGATGCCGCTGGGCCGAATCGCACATGTGAGCAGGCCGGCCCCACCATTCGGGGAGCCGTTCTGGCCCAATACAAATCGCTCGGCGATCACTTTGGTCTCGGTGTAAAGATCGTTGAACCGGCCGGTGTAGGGCAAGGTCTCGTCGCCGCTGGCGATGTTCTGTCCGCCCATCACGACGCTGTTCGACGAGGTGTAGACGAAGCGCTGCACCCCGGCCGCCTGCCCGGCGCGGATCAGGTTCTCGGTACCCCCGACGTTGACCCCGAAGCTGCGCTGCCGGTACTCCTCGGTCACCGACGCGCCACCCATCAGGTCGATGATCGCCGCGGTGTGAAACACCGTGTCGATGCCATCGACCGCTTCGGCGCACACGGCCGTGTCGGTGATGTCTCCTTGCAGCACCTCGAGCGCAGGATGCTCCGGCAGCGGCGAGGGGGCGCGGTCAAACGAGCGGACCTGATGCCCGCGGTCGAGCAAGGTGGTCACCAGGTTGGCGCCGACGAATCCGGACCCCCCGGTGACCAGGACGCGGCCGAGTTCGGCCGTCAGCGATGCATCACCCATGGGGCAAATCATAACTGAAACGTGTTCCAGTTCGGAAAAAAACTTTCAACGCAGCCCTCCGATGTCGCGCGATTCAGGCGCCGTCGCCATCGCCGGACGCGAGTGCGTCCTCAATTCGCTTGCGGGCTCCAGCTAAATGCTCTTCACAGCGTTTGGCCAGCTGCTCGCCCCTTTCCCATAGCTGCAGCGACGCGTCTAGGTCCAGGCCACCCTGCTCTAGTTGGCGCACGACCTCGATCAGTTCGTCCCGGCACGCTTCATAGCCGAGGTTACTAATAGGTGTAATGGATTCGGTCTCCTCCGGGCCGGCGGGGCCGTCCCCGCCGTCGTTCTTACGCGCCATCGGCCGGTCCTTCGCTGACCGCGGCCACGGCGCCGTCGGCCACCCGCACCCGCAGCCGGGCACCCGCCGGCGCGTCGTCGACCGACCGCAACACCTGGCTCTCGGTGGGACCGACCGTCTGCACGACCGCATAGCCGCGCGCCAGGGTGGCCGCTGGCCCCAACGTCGCCAACCGCGCGCCGAGATGGCCGATCCGTTCGGTTTCGGTGGCGGCCAGCCGGGTGATGTCGCGGCGAATCGCCGACCGCGCGCGGTGAATCTCCTCCCCGCGCGCCGTCAGCGCCGCCAGCGGTTCGGCCAGCACCGGCCGGCTGCGGATCTGGGCCAGGGCCCGTTGTTCGCGAGATACCCAGTTGCGCAGCGCCTGTGCGCTGCGCCGGCGCAGGTCGTCGATCAGCCGCTGTTCGGCCGCGGTGTCGGGAACCACCTTCTTGGCCGCGTCGGTTGGGGTGGCCGCACGCAGATCGGCGACCAGATCGCACAGCGGATTGTCGGGTTCGTGACCGACCGCGCTGATCACCGGGGTGCGGCACGCGGCGATCGTGCGGCACAGCGTCTCGTCGGAGAACGGCAACAGGTCCTCGACGCTGCCGCCGCCGCGGGCGAGCACGATGACGTCGACGTCGGCGTCGCCGTCGAGCTCGCGCAGGGCGTCGACGATCTGCGCGACCGCGTTGGGCCCCTGGACCGCGGTGTTGCGGACGGCGAAACGCACCGCCGGCCAGCGCCCCGCCGCCACCGTTTTCACGTCGCGCTCGGCTGCGCTGGCGCGGCCGGTGATCAGGCCGATCAGGTTGGGCAGGAACGGGATTGGCCGCTTGAGCCGGGGATCGAAGAGCCCTTCGGCGTCCAACAGCCTGCGCAGCCGATCGATGCGTGCCAGCAGCTCGCCCACTCCCACCGCGCGAATCTCGCTGAGCCGCAATGAAAATGTGCCACGGCCGGTGTAAAACGACGGCTTTCCACGCACCACCACCTGGGTGCCCTCAGCCAGCTTCACCGGCGCGTTGAGCACCAGGTCGCGCGGGCACGTCACGGTCAGTGACATGTCGGCGGCGGGGTCACGCAGCACCATGAACACGGTCTTGGAATCGGGGCGCATCGAGACCTGGGCGAGCTGGCCCTCCACCCAGACGGTGCCCAGCTTGTCGATCCAGCCGGCCACCCGGATCGCCACCGCGCGCACCGGAAAAGGGTTCTCGGCGGAATTCGGTTCGGACGTCGCGGCCGGGGTCACTTCGCGTTCGCGCGGGTGATCCTGTTGGCGAGCAGCGTCTGGAACGGCGCGCGGCCCTTGGTCGCCTGCTCGTAGGCCAGCAGGGCTTCGAGTTCATCCACGCTCAGCGATTGCAGACGGGCCCGCAGCTGGGCCAGCGTCAGGGCCGCGTAGTCCAGTTCGGTGGCCACCGCGGGTTGCGACACCGCCGAGCTCGCGGGCGGCTTCTTCGCGGGGCGGGCGGGTTTGGTCAGGGCGCTGGCGTCTTCGTGCGCGTCGGCCACCGAGTACAGCGCGAACCGTCCCTCGGCCCTGCGCTCGCCCTCGCTGCCGTCGGTCACCGCGGCAAATGCCCCGTCGATCGCGTCGTCCACGTCTTCGTCGAACGTCGCCCATTCCGGCTTCTCGTCCTTGGGCGGGAAAATCGACTCGAGGGTGCTGTCCCCCTTGATCACCAGCTCGGCGAGGTTCTGTTGGAAACGCATCACGATGTGTGCCGCCTGACTGGCCAGTGTCATGGGGTACATCAGGATGGTTTTCGGCAGCCTGATGGTCTCCTCAACGGCGACCGTCGCCGCGCCGACCAGCAGCCGAACCCCATACGGTGCAGTAGCCATGGGTCCAAGATTGCCTTAAGCGGCGGCTAACTCCAAGCCCGCTGCCGCGAGCTGGCAACCCCGTGTCGGCAGAACGTACCCTGGGGGACATGCCCTCGACCGTCGACATGGGGATTCCCGGCGCAGCCAGCTCGGTAGCCGTCACCCCGACCCGCAAGCGCGTGCTCCTGGCCGAGCCGCGCGGTTACTGCGCGGGCGTGGACAGGGCCGTCGAGACCGTCGAGCGCGCGCTGGAGAAGCACGGCCCGCCGGTCTATGTGCGTCACGAGATCGTGCACAACCGGCACGTGGTCAGCACGCTGGAGAAGGCCGGTGCGGTGTTCGTCGAGGAGACCGACGAGGTGCCCGAAGGCGCCATCGTGGTGTTCTCCGCGCACGGCGTCGCGCCCTCGGTGCACTCGGCGGCCGCCGAGCGCAACCTACACACCATCGACGCCACCTGCCCTCTGGTCACCAAGGTGCACAACGAGGCCCGGCGCTTCGCCCGCAACGACTACGACATCCTGCTCATCGGCCACGAGGGCCACGAGGAGGTGGTCGGCACCGCCGGGGAGGCGCCCGACCATGTGCAGCTGGTCGACGGGGTGGCCGCCGTCGACAACGTGACGGTCCGCGACGAGGACAAGGTGGTTTGGCTCTCGCAGACCACGCTGTCGGTCGACGAGACCATGGAAATCGTCGAGCGGCTGCGGCAACGATTCCCGAAGCTGCAGGACCCGCCCAGCGACGACATCTGCTATGCGACGCAAAACCGGCAGGTCGCGGTCAAGGCGATGGCGCCGGAATGCGAGCTGGTGATCGTCGTCGGGTCGCGCAATTCGTCGAACTCGGTGCGGCTGGTGGAAGTGGCGCTGGGCGGCGGGGCCGCCGCCGCACACCTGGTCGACTGGGCCGACGACATCGACCCGGCATGGCTCGAGGGCGTCACCACGGTCGGCGTCACGTCCGGGGCGTCTGTCCCCGAGGTCTTGGTGCAAGGCGTGCTCGAGCGGCTCGCCGAGTGCGGCTTCGACCTGGTGCAACCGGTCACCACCGCGCAGGAAACCCTCGTGTTCGCCCTGCCGCGCGAGATCCGCTCAGCCCGCTGAGGGCCTCAGCCGTCGTATTCCCAGGATTCCGCCGGGGATCGTCCGTGTGCGCGGCCCGGCGTCCGTGAGCGACCCCGCCGCTCGGTGTGCGGCTCCCGCGGCTGGTCCTGGGTGCCGCCGCGGTAGCGGACCTGCGAGATGGGGTGATGCGTCCCGCCGCTCCCGGTCGACGGGGGGCGCCGTCGCCGCGGCTCGTAGGGCTCGCGGCTGTCGTCGTACCTGTCGCCGTAGGACTCAAAGCCATCGAAACGGCTACTGCGTGGCGCGGGGCGGTCGTAGGGACGCTCGTAGGGATTGCGGCGGGTGCGCGGCTCGCGTCGCGGCTCCGGGTCGCCCTCGGGGCGGGGGCGTCGGCGTGACCGACGCGGCGGTTCGGCGGCGTCGTAATCGCGGGCGGCCGCCGGGCTTCGACGGGCGCTGCGCCGTGGCCGCTCGGGCCGCTCGACCGACTCGTCGTCGAGGGGTGGCCGCGCGTGCCGGGAGCGGGCCCGCGCTGAACGCGTCGAGGAGCGACCGTCTCGGGCCGTCCGGCGGGTCCGGTCCGACGAGCCCGACGTGCGACCGCGGCGCGGCTCGGAGGCCTCGTCGGTGTCGTCGGCATCGGGCTGTAGCACCGACTGCAGTTTGGCGCCGATGGTGTTGAAGAAGGACTTGACGTCGACGCTGGTGGCGCCGGA
The sequence above is drawn from the Mycobacterium marseillense genome and encodes:
- a CDS encoding NAD-dependent epimerase/dehydratase family protein, whose amino-acid sequence is MICPMGDASLTAELGRVLVTGGSGFVGANLVTTLLDRGHQVRSFDRAPSPLPEHPALEVLQGDITDTAVCAEAVDGIDTVFHTAAIIDLMGGASVTEEYRQRSFGVNVGGTENLIRAGQAAGVQRFVYTSSNSVVMGGQNIASGDETLPYTGRFNDLYTETKVIAERFVLGQNGSPNGGAGLLTCAIRPSGIWGRGDQTMFRKLFESVIAGHVKVLIGRKSARLDNSYVHNLIHGFILAAQHLVPGGTAPGQAYFINDAEPINMFEFARPVIEACGENWPRVRVNGPVVRAAMTGWQRLHFRFGIPAPLLEPLAVERLYLDNFFSIAKASRDLGYQPLFTTEQALSECLPYYVGMFDQMKREALAGKASV
- a CDS encoding exodeoxyribonuclease VII small subunit; its protein translation is MARKNDGGDGPAGPEETESITPISNLGYEACRDELIEVVRQLEQGGLDLDASLQLWERGEQLAKRCEEHLAGARKRIEDALASGDGDGA
- the xseA gene encoding exodeoxyribonuclease VII large subunit, with product MTPAATSEPNSAENPFPVRAVAIRVAGWIDKLGTVWVEGQLAQVSMRPDSKTVFMVLRDPAADMSLTVTCPRDLVLNAPVKLAEGTQVVVRGKPSFYTGRGTFSLRLSEIRAVGVGELLARIDRLRRLLDAEGLFDPRLKRPIPFLPNLIGLITGRASAAERDVKTVAAGRWPAVRFAVRNTAVQGPNAVAQIVDALRELDGDADVDVIVLARGGGSVEDLLPFSDETLCRTIAACRTPVISAVGHEPDNPLCDLVADLRAATPTDAAKKVVPDTAAEQRLIDDLRRRSAQALRNWVSREQRALAQIRSRPVLAEPLAALTARGEEIHRARSAIRRDITRLAATETERIGHLGARLATLGPAATLARGYAVVQTVGPTESQVLRSVDDAPAGARLRVRVADGAVAAVSEGPADGA
- a CDS encoding lipid droplet-associated protein; this encodes MATAPYGVRLLVGAATVAVEETIRLPKTILMYPMTLASQAAHIVMRFQQNLAELVIKGDSTLESIFPPKDEKPEWATFDEDVDDAIDGAFAAVTDGSEGERRAEGRFALYSVADAHEDASALTKPARPAKKPPASSAVSQPAVATELDYAALTLAQLRARLQSLSVDELEALLAYEQATKGRAPFQTLLANRITRANAK
- a CDS encoding 4-hydroxy-3-methylbut-2-enyl diphosphate reductase, which encodes MPSTVDMGIPGAASSVAVTPTRKRVLLAEPRGYCAGVDRAVETVERALEKHGPPVYVRHEIVHNRHVVSTLEKAGAVFVEETDEVPEGAIVVFSAHGVAPSVHSAAAERNLHTIDATCPLVTKVHNEARRFARNDYDILLIGHEGHEEVVGTAGEAPDHVQLVDGVAAVDNVTVRDEDKVVWLSQTTLSVDETMEIVERLRQRFPKLQDPPSDDICYATQNRQVAVKAMAPECELVIVVGSRNSSNSVRLVEVALGGGAAAAHLVDWADDIDPAWLEGVTTVGVTSGASVPEVLVQGVLERLAECGFDLVQPVTTAQETLVFALPREIRSAR
- a CDS encoding DUF6542 domain-containing protein, which codes for MSAQRASATVDSAHRSVHPNIPGAPWYAALLIAVTATAIGYGIDAGHKELTHVFAGFYIAGCVAAVLAVRQDGIFTTIIQPPLILFCAVPGAYWLFHDAKIGRLKDLLINCGYPLIERFPLMLGTAGAVLAIGLARWYFGNAQGATTASTSSGATSVDVKSFFNTIGAKLQSVLQPDADDTDEASEPRRGRTSGSSDRTRRTARDGRSSTRSARARSRHARPPLDDESVERPERPRRSARRSPAAARDYDAAEPPRRSRRRPRPEGDPEPRREPRTRRNPYERPYDRPAPRSSRFDGFESYGDRYDDSREPYEPRRRRPPSTGSGGTHHPISQVRYRGGTQDQPREPHTERRGRSRTPGRAHGRSPAESWEYDG